From the genome of Triticum aestivum cultivar Chinese Spring chromosome 3B, IWGSC CS RefSeq v2.1, whole genome shotgun sequence, one region includes:
- the LOC123070294 gene encoding ribokinase — MALEARLRLPLAGPTPATAFLSGSNPKPSHISFSLKPTSTSLSAANAPPIVVVGSANADIYVEVDRLPLVGETVAASAGHSLAGGKGANQAACGGRLALGPTYLVARVGDDANGRLLEGALADAGGVRLDRVARAPGAPSGHAVVMLMPDGQNSIIIVGGANMEGWAPEVDPEDLDLIRQAGVLLLQREIPDWVNIQVAQAAKGAGVPVILDAGGMDAPVPRELLELVDIFSPNETELARLTGMPTETFEQISQAAGACHKMGVKEVLVKLGSQGSALFVEGEEPIRQAIIPAAEVVDTTGAGDTFTSAFAVALVEGKPKKECMKFAAAAASLCVRVKGAIPSMPDRKTVMSLLESVQDE, encoded by the exons ATGGCTCTCGAAgcgcgcctccgcctcccgctcgccgggccaactccggccaccgctTTCCTCTCAGGATCTAACCCCAAACCCAGTCACATATCCTTCTCCCTCAAACCCACCTCCACTTCTCTCTCCGCCGCCAATGCGCCGCCCATCGTCGTCGTGGGCTCCGCCAACGCGGACATCTACGTCGAGGTCGACCGTCTCCCGCTCGTCGGCGAGACGGTTGCCGCGAGTGCCGGTCACAGCCTCGCCGGCGGGAAGGGCGCCAATCAAGCTGCCTGTGGGGGGCGGCTGGCGCTGGGGCCCACCTACCTCGTGGCGCGCGTGGGGGACGACGCCAACGGGCGCCTCCTCGAGGGGGCACTCGCGGACGCCGGCGGCGTCCGCCTCGACCGCGTCGCTCGCGCCCCCGGCGCGCCCTCGGGGCACGCTGTTGTCATGCTCATGCCCGACGGGCAGAACTCCATCATCATCGTTGGCGGCGCCAACATGGAGGGCTGGGCACCGGAGGTCGACCCGGAGGACCTGGACCTGATCCGGCAGGCCGGCGTGCTACTGCTGCAACGGGAGATACCCGATTGGGTCAACATTCAGGTCGCTCAG GCTGCAAAAGGCGCAGGTGTGCCTGTTATCTTGGATGCAGGTGGAATGGATGCTCCTGTCCCCAGAGAACTACTCGAACTGGTGGATATTTTTAGTCCAAATGAGACAGAGCTAGCACGTTTGACTGGGATGCCTACAGAGACTTTTGAACAAATCAGCCAGGCTGCAGGAGCATGCCATAAAATG GGTGTGAAAGAAGTTTTGGTTAAACTTGGATCACAAGGATCTGCTCTGTTTGTCGAGGGAGAGGAACCAATTAGGCAGGCGATAATACCTGCCGCAGAAGTGGTAGACACCACCGGCGCTGGTGACACCTTCACCTCAGCTTTTGCTGTAGCTCTGGTGGAGGGGAAGCCAAAGAAAGAGTGCATGAAATTTGCTG CTGCCGCCGCCTCACTGTGTGTTCGAGTGAAGGGAGCCATTCCCAGCATGCCTGACAGGAAAACTGTGATGAGCCTTCTAGAATCTGTGCAAGATGAATAA